A single genomic interval of Spirosoma linguale DSM 74 harbors:
- a CDS encoding putative transcriptional regulator, Crp/Fnr family (PFAM: cyclic nucleotide-binding~KEGG: scl:sce4622 cAMP-binding protein) has protein sequence MSNSATILAFMPALKAAIAAIQPMALEDIELILPLATHKTIKKNSLIGRENEVCRHILFLRSGLVRMYYLDESGHEISYRFTEPGHFFVDFQSFLTQKPSRYYWQALQDSQILLFPYAAVQQLYQRSPAWTNFGRLMAEHVYLQLNERVDMLLFMKPQERYQYVVSQYPGLISQVSLLHLSSYLGIKPESLSRIRKRMVSK, from the coding sequence ATGAGCAATTCAGCTACTATCCTTGCCTTCATGCCTGCTTTAAAGGCCGCCATAGCTGCCATTCAGCCAATGGCCTTGGAAGACATTGAGCTCATCCTGCCCTTAGCTACCCATAAAACAATAAAAAAAAATAGCTTGATCGGACGGGAAAATGAAGTATGCCGCCATATTCTCTTTCTGAGATCTGGTCTGGTACGGATGTATTACTTAGATGAAAGCGGCCATGAGATTAGCTATCGCTTTACCGAACCCGGCCATTTCTTTGTCGATTTTCAAAGCTTTCTCACTCAAAAGCCCTCCCGCTATTACTGGCAGGCTCTACAAGACAGCCAAATCCTACTTTTCCCTTATGCTGCCGTTCAGCAACTCTATCAACGGTCTCCGGCGTGGACTAACTTTGGGCGCCTAATGGCTGAGCATGTGTATCTGCAACTGAATGAACGGGTCGACATGCTGCTGTTCATGAAACCCCAGGAGCGCTACCAATATGTGGTCAGCCAATATCCCGGATTAATCAGCCAAGTGTCTCTGCTGCATCTTTCATCTTACCTGGGCATTAAACCCGAATCGCTTAGCCGCATCCGTAAACGGATGGTGAGCAAATAA
- a CDS encoding conserved hypothetical protein (KEGG: rlt:Rleg2_5190 hypothetical protein), translating into MSQFFYQCTVGLPVDTIDLYQWLTSLSEADYQRFSSGHRAIGLCRTEDGEGMINVESIGGNLLVQHYTIVQKDRTALKLVSPRTDAYLFHLLKMKVGVEWRMSIRYRDEESCLFTCEIGVSYPNELLAMASRFVAGPYFISRHLNEEAPRFAQDIERKFRNW; encoded by the coding sequence ATGAGTCAATTTTTCTATCAGTGTACAGTGGGGTTGCCCGTCGATACCATTGATCTGTACCAATGGCTGACCAGCCTTTCAGAAGCAGACTACCAGCGGTTTTCTTCCGGGCATCGCGCCATAGGGTTGTGTCGAACAGAAGACGGTGAGGGGATGATCAACGTAGAAAGCATTGGCGGTAACCTGCTGGTGCAACATTATACCATCGTACAGAAAGATCGCACGGCGCTCAAGCTCGTCTCTCCCAGAACAGATGCTTATCTATTTCATTTGCTGAAGATGAAGGTGGGGGTTGAGTGGCGGATGAGCATTAGGTATCGAGATGAGGAAAGCTGTTTATTCACCTGTGAAATTGGTGTAAGCTACCCCAATGAATTACTGGCTATGGCTTCCCGATTCGTAGCTGGTCCTTATTTTATTAGTCGCCATCTGAATGAGGAAGCACCTAGATTCGCTCAGGACATCGAACGAAAGTTTAGGAACTGGTAG
- a CDS encoding transposase IS3/IS911 family protein (PFAM: transposase IS3/IS911 family protein~KEGG: glo:Glov_1433 transposase IS3/IS911 family protein), with protein MKKTKFTEAQIVFALKQSETGVAVAEVCRKMGISEATFYNWKKKYGGLGVAELHRLRQLEEENRQLKQLVADLSLDKQMLQDVLKKKL; from the coding sequence ATGAAGAAAACGAAGTTCACCGAAGCACAAATCGTTTTTGCTCTCAAACAATCTGAGACTGGAGTGGCTGTAGCTGAAGTATGCCGCAAAATGGGTATTAGTGAGGCTACCTTTTACAATTGGAAGAAGAAGTATGGCGGATTAGGTGTTGCCGAATTGCACCGATTACGCCAGTTGGAAGAGGAAAACCGTCAGCTGAAACAGCTAGTGGCCGACCTAAGCTTGGACAAACAAATGCTTCAGGATGTGCTCAAAAAAAAGCTTTAA
- a CDS encoding Ethyl tert-butyl ether degradation EthD (PFAM: Ethyl tert-butyl ether degradation EthD~KEGG: hypothetical protein), which yields MVKFSIFLRKRAGMSHQEFVAYHTQQHAPLFKALPEVQHYVRHYVQCHALPVSLPGFPSMYYDGITELWFDDVEAIGRLFSAPEYLALIRPDEEKFIAMDECGFLIAEETVII from the coding sequence ATGGTTAAGTTCTCAATTTTCCTCCGCAAGCGGGCTGGTATGAGCCACCAAGAATTTGTGGCCTACCATACCCAGCAACATGCCCCCCTGTTTAAAGCATTGCCTGAAGTGCAACACTATGTGCGCCACTATGTGCAGTGCCATGCCTTGCCTGTTTCGCTGCCTGGCTTCCCCAGTATGTATTATGATGGCATCACCGAACTTTGGTTTGATGACGTGGAAGCCATTGGTCGCCTATTCAGTGCTCCAGAATATCTAGCGCTGATCCGGCCTGATGAAGAAAAATTTATTGCCATGGATGAGTGTGGCTTTTTGATTGCGGAGGAAACGGTGATCATTTAA
- a CDS encoding glucose sorbosone dehydrogenase (PFAM: glucose sorbosone dehydrogenase~KEGG: ccs:CCNA_01575 hypothetical protein), which produces MKTHILLVIAAASLALPACGQLTTTNPTASNQASPVETKEPNSDYKPAFVGQTRIAGVKSATNYEGKILTEALKFPWGITSLPDGRLLITEREGSLRIVTPQGKVGEAITGLPKVNPSGQGGLLGLRVDPAFQTNRMVYWVFSEPSPEGNLTAVAKGKLATDEKSIEGATVIYRATPAYKGNLHYGGRILIAPDGNLIISTGERSDLVTRPQAQSLNSGLGKVIRITKEGQPAAGNPFAGQAGARPELYSYGHRNVQSLAFDPVTGDLWEAEFGPRGGDELNHIKPGKNYGWPVITYGIEYSGKKIGDAIQQKEGLEQPVYYWDPVVSPSGMTFYSSDRIPEWKNNLFIGSLSGMHVLRLIIQNDKVVGEERLLADQYQRFRDITQGKDGALYAVTDQGRLYRIDKK; this is translated from the coding sequence ATGAAGACCCACATTCTGCTAGTCATAGCGGCTGCATCATTAGCCTTGCCAGCCTGTGGTCAACTGACGACTACCAATCCAACAGCCTCTAATCAGGCGAGTCCTGTAGAAACCAAAGAGCCTAACTCAGACTACAAACCAGCCTTTGTAGGACAAACCCGGATTGCTGGGGTGAAGTCCGCTACCAACTACGAAGGCAAAATCTTAACCGAAGCCCTTAAATTTCCCTGGGGCATTACCAGCTTACCCGATGGTCGACTGCTCATTACCGAGCGGGAAGGAAGTCTGCGCATCGTCACGCCCCAAGGCAAAGTTGGCGAAGCGATTACGGGGCTGCCTAAAGTGAATCCATCCGGTCAGGGAGGCCTGCTAGGGCTTCGCGTTGACCCCGCTTTTCAGACAAACCGGATGGTCTACTGGGTGTTTTCGGAACCAAGCCCCGAGGGAAATTTAACGGCGGTGGCTAAGGGTAAGTTGGCTACTGACGAAAAAAGCATCGAAGGTGCAACGGTCATTTACCGGGCCACACCAGCTTACAAAGGAAACCTGCATTATGGCGGACGGATTCTAATAGCTCCGGACGGCAATTTAATTATCAGCACGGGAGAGCGTTCAGATCTGGTCACCCGGCCCCAGGCCCAGTCGCTCAATTCTGGTCTGGGAAAAGTCATTCGCATTACCAAAGAAGGCCAACCCGCTGCTGGTAATCCCTTCGCCGGACAAGCCGGTGCCCGCCCCGAATTATATTCCTACGGCCATCGGAACGTTCAAAGCCTGGCTTTCGATCCGGTAACGGGCGATTTGTGGGAGGCAGAATTTGGCCCTAGAGGAGGAGATGAACTCAACCATATTAAACCCGGCAAGAATTATGGTTGGCCAGTCATTACGTATGGTATCGAATACAGCGGCAAAAAAATAGGCGACGCCATTCAGCAAAAAGAAGGTCTGGAGCAACCGGTTTATTATTGGGACCCGGTCGTTTCGCCTAGTGGGATGACCTTTTACAGCAGCGATCGAATCCCGGAATGGAAGAATAACCTCTTTATTGGCTCGCTCAGTGGGATGCACGTTCTCAGACTGATCATCCAGAATGACAAAGTAGTTGGTGAAGAACGGCTGCTGGCCGATCAGTATCAGCGTTTTCGGGATATAACGCAAGGGAAGGACGGAGCCTTATATGCCGTTACTGACCAAGGTAGATTATACCGCATCGATAAAAAATGA
- a CDS encoding NHL repeat containing protein (PFAM: NHL repeat containing protein~KEGG: cja:CJA_1166 periplasmic ATP/GTP-binding protein), which produces MAKSFFILLAGLLVNLTAIGQAQSVKLQPVWESDTTLRTPESVLVDPIRHVLYVACINGAPKLENKSSYIAKVGLDGKVIQMKFADNLNSTKGMGILGDKLYVTEMTQVAEIALATGKILNRYPIEGAKFLNDIAVDTQKGVVYVTDSNDSKVWAITNGKAGIVLEGEPLKGTNGLLFENNLLLIGNGDGSLLSLNPTSKKLTTLAKVSGGIDGIAALGNKTYMVTEWAGKVWYIHADGTTELKLDTSPQKISSADIGYNPATHMLFVPTFFHNTVKAYTLK; this is translated from the coding sequence ATGGCAAAATCATTCTTTATCCTGCTGGCTGGTCTGCTGGTTAATCTAACGGCTATAGGTCAGGCCCAGTCCGTTAAGTTGCAACCCGTATGGGAATCCGATACAACGCTTCGAACACCAGAAAGTGTGCTAGTTGATCCGATTCGACATGTCCTCTACGTAGCCTGTATCAATGGCGCTCCCAAGCTGGAAAACAAAAGCAGCTACATTGCTAAAGTAGGACTGGATGGTAAAGTAATCCAGATGAAATTTGCCGACAACCTCAATTCCACCAAAGGAATGGGTATCCTGGGCGATAAACTGTACGTGACCGAAATGACCCAGGTCGCCGAAATCGCTTTGGCGACGGGAAAGATTCTGAACCGCTATCCCATTGAAGGGGCTAAGTTCCTGAATGATATTGCCGTTGATACTCAGAAGGGCGTGGTATACGTCACCGACTCAAACGACAGTAAAGTGTGGGCGATAACGAATGGAAAAGCGGGTATCGTACTGGAGGGTGAGCCCCTGAAGGGTACCAATGGGCTCTTATTTGAAAACAATCTACTCCTGATCGGTAATGGTGATGGTTCGCTGCTGAGTCTGAATCCAACCTCTAAAAAACTCACGACGCTAGCCAAGGTTTCGGGCGGTATTGATGGCATTGCGGCCTTGGGCAACAAGACCTATATGGTGACCGAATGGGCCGGGAAAGTGTGGTACATTCACGCCGATGGAACAACGGAGCTAAAGCTGGATACGTCACCCCAGAAAATAAGCTCGGCCGACATTGGCTACAATCCAGCGACCCACATGCTGTTTGTTCCTACCTTTTTCCATAACACTGTCAAAGCCTACACATTGAAGTAA
- a CDS encoding GCN5-related N-acetyltransferase (PFAM: GCN5-related N-acetyltransferase~KEGG: sme:SM_b21153 putative acetyltransferase protein), whose translation MRNTNFRSSNYSLYQFEQQDWMALKRIRLEALRLEPALFGSSLEENARLPDTSWQERLAAHNRAYFGLFLPDGDCIGLSAVTQQINLANSVVLIASYIKKQHRGQGLSKLFYDARIEWAKQHGYAKAIVSHRDTNLVSRAASQRAGFQFTHLTERVWPDGTRSNEWFYELIL comes from the coding sequence ATGCGTAATACCAATTTCAGGAGTAGTAATTATTCACTTTATCAGTTTGAGCAACAGGATTGGATGGCCTTGAAACGCATCCGACTCGAAGCGCTCCGACTGGAACCTGCCCTATTTGGTAGCTCCTTAGAGGAAAACGCACGACTGCCTGATACGAGCTGGCAAGAAAGGCTTGCGGCTCACAATAGGGCATATTTTGGGTTGTTTCTGCCCGATGGGGATTGTATTGGCTTGTCGGCTGTCACTCAGCAAATCAACTTGGCAAATTCAGTGGTCCTAATTGCCTCCTATATTAAGAAACAACACCGAGGCCAGGGCTTATCTAAACTCTTCTATGATGCACGCATCGAGTGGGCTAAACAGCATGGTTACGCCAAAGCCATCGTCTCCCATCGAGATACGAATTTAGTTTCGAGAGCTGCCAGTCAACGAGCGGGTTTTCAATTCACGCACTTGACCGAGCGCGTTTGGCCCGACGGAACAAGGTCAAACGAGTGGTTTTATGAGCTTATCTTGTAA
- a CDS encoding PAS/PAC sensor signal transduction histidine kinase (KEGG: met:M446_3558 multi-sensor hybrid histidine kinase~TIGRFAM: PAS sensor protein~PFAM: ATP-binding region ATPase domain protein; PAS fold-3 domain protein; PAS fold-4 domain protein; PAS fold domain protein; histidine kinase A domain protein~SMART: ATP-binding region ATPase domain protein; histidine kinase A domain protein; PAC repeat-containing protein; PAS domain containing protein), protein MKEVVFQASLDGNCLFLNPAWETITGYSVAESQGRQLLDFVREDDRPCIQTYLEQVKTGKQSSDHPVIRLSHKMGSFRFVEIFVWQTLNKHQQVNGLSGTLIDITDRRQAEAALRESEERFRQIADNMEEMFWIRDLRERKFLYINSAYEAFSGLSPQPLFSDENAFLDFVFEPDRDTVLRVFQEVEQSLSYQFRARHRDGSWRWLRVRAFSIQEGGSPSRRIGISADITSILEREQILEVSLKKEQELNALKSQFIATASHEFKTPLTAISSSVELVRYYLNREPQTPFTAVLTKHLNAISDRTTGLDELIMDTLTLSKLDEGKIQVCFQEVDLVALVEQVIVANFTNREDSRQVAVSVLGDPVWVTIDVKLMSHVLTNLLSNAFKFSSTNPGLVIEFSEHAVRLVVTDQGIGIPEKDRAYLFGKFFRASNVHQIKGTGLGLAICKEYVELMQGYLGVDSTEGIGTMFTITFEK, encoded by the coding sequence ATGAAAGAGGTTGTTTTTCAGGCTAGTCTGGATGGAAACTGCCTCTTTCTGAATCCAGCTTGGGAAACGATTACAGGCTACTCCGTTGCGGAATCTCAGGGGCGACAGTTGCTCGACTTTGTTAGGGAGGACGACAGGCCATGTATTCAGACGTATCTGGAACAGGTCAAAACCGGGAAACAGTCTTCAGACCACCCCGTAATTCGTTTAAGCCATAAAATGGGCTCGTTTCGCTTTGTCGAAATCTTTGTCTGGCAGACGCTCAACAAACATCAGCAAGTCAATGGCCTGAGTGGTACCTTAATTGACATTACCGATCGGCGGCAGGCGGAAGCGGCCCTTCGGGAAAGTGAAGAGCGCTTTCGGCAGATAGCCGATAACATGGAGGAGATGTTCTGGATTCGTGATCTGAGGGAACGAAAGTTCCTCTACATCAATTCCGCTTACGAGGCCTTTAGCGGGCTATCTCCCCAGCCGTTATTTTCCGACGAGAATGCGTTTTTAGACTTTGTCTTCGAGCCGGATCGGGACACGGTGCTGAGGGTATTTCAAGAAGTTGAGCAGTCACTCAGTTACCAGTTCAGAGCGCGTCATCGGGATGGCAGCTGGCGATGGCTTCGGGTTCGTGCCTTTAGCATTCAGGAGGGGGGCAGCCCATCACGCCGAATTGGGATAAGCGCTGACATTACGTCAATCCTGGAGAGGGAACAGATTCTTGAAGTATCCCTAAAGAAAGAACAGGAGCTTAATGCCTTAAAGTCCCAGTTCATTGCCACCGCTTCTCACGAATTTAAAACACCCCTGACGGCGATTAGCTCCAGTGTGGAGTTAGTCCGGTATTACTTAAATCGGGAGCCGCAAACGCCCTTTACGGCCGTACTGACAAAGCACCTGAATGCCATTTCCGATCGGACAACCGGGCTCGATGAGTTAATTATGGATACGCTGACACTGAGCAAACTGGACGAGGGTAAAATCCAGGTGTGCTTCCAGGAGGTCGATTTAGTGGCTCTTGTGGAGCAGGTTATCGTCGCTAATTTTACAAACCGGGAGGATAGCCGGCAAGTAGCGGTGAGCGTACTAGGTGATCCAGTATGGGTAACTATTGATGTCAAACTAATGAGTCATGTCCTCACCAATCTTTTATCCAATGCCTTTAAGTTTTCCTCTACTAACCCTGGTTTGGTCATTGAATTTTCTGAACACGCTGTTCGGCTAGTGGTGACCGATCAGGGAATCGGTATTCCGGAAAAAGATCGGGCGTACTTATTCGGCAAATTCTTTCGGGCCAGCAATGTCCATCAGATTAAAGGGACTGGCTTAGGATTAGCTATCTGTAAAGAATATGTGGAACTCATGCAGGGTTATCTGGGGGTCGACAGTACCGAAGGTATTGGTACCATGTTCACTATCACCTTCGAAAAATAG
- a CDS encoding putative transcriptional regulator, Crp/Fnr family (PFAM: cyclic nucleotide-binding~KEGG: vha:VIBHAR_00763 hypothetical protein): protein MFEKFRKKFPLSPEKWDEYVNYFHQIHVPAKTILLPEGDISRKAYLIEKGCLRVWFNNKGEDITFQFFFENRTVSSIESFRNSIPSLFSIETIEPCTLWWIDKTSVDKIIEEVSEQPAMRSQILEALFGRTLDYMKHFLSFIRDTPQERYEMLLTQNPHIVQRVPQHYIASYLGVSSVHLSRIKARIARAK from the coding sequence ATGTTCGAGAAATTCAGAAAAAAATTTCCATTATCGCCAGAAAAATGGGATGAGTATGTCAACTACTTCCACCAGATTCATGTACCGGCCAAGACCATTCTGCTTCCAGAAGGGGATATTTCCCGCAAAGCTTATCTAATCGAAAAGGGATGCCTGCGTGTCTGGTTCAATAATAAGGGGGAGGACATCACTTTCCAGTTCTTTTTTGAGAATAGGACCGTTTCTTCAATTGAAAGTTTCAGAAATAGCATTCCGAGCTTGTTTTCCATTGAGACGATTGAGCCTTGTACCTTGTGGTGGATTGACAAAACGAGTGTTGATAAGATTATAGAAGAAGTCAGCGAGCAACCAGCTATGAGAAGCCAAATTCTGGAGGCCTTGTTCGGGCGCACGCTGGATTATATGAAGCATTTTCTTTCGTTTATCCGGGACACTCCTCAGGAACGCTATGAGATGCTGCTAACCCAAAACCCGCATATCGTCCAGCGCGTCCCGCAGCATTATATTGCTTCTTACCTGGGCGTCAGCAGTGTTCACTTAAGCCGGATTAAAGCCAGAATCGCCCGGGCAAAATAG
- a CDS encoding Alcohol dehydrogenase zinc-binding domain protein (PFAM: Alcohol dehydrogenase zinc-binding domain protein~KEGG: zinc-containing alcohol dehydrogenase (ADH)) encodes MKAAIMYPQGDGPRYAEVPSPVVANEDEVIMTVKAAAIKHIDRGQASGNHYSADAQQTSQAKVIGGDGVGLLADGTRVYAMGVSGMVAQQAVVEKKRMVLVPDGLDDATAAALPNGVIGAAMALRFRAGIQPGDVVLINGATGFTGRVAVQIAKYYGAKKVIATGRNPDSLQTLLRLGADEIISVNQSDEEYLAQIRTIHSSTPVDVIIDYLWGHSAELLLTSLKGKGAFTHPVRFVSIGSITGDKLQLSAENLRSVNLQLSGSGLGSWTRQEVGKLFSETLPEMFQLAADGKLKVDTVMVDLSEIESIYNVAISDGKRLVITMN; translated from the coding sequence ATGAAAGCTGCCATCATGTATCCGCAAGGGGATGGACCGCGATACGCGGAGGTTCCCAGTCCCGTTGTGGCCAACGAGGACGAAGTAATAATGACCGTAAAGGCGGCTGCGATTAAGCATATTGACCGCGGCCAGGCCAGTGGCAACCATTATTCAGCCGATGCTCAGCAAACCAGCCAGGCAAAGGTCATTGGGGGCGATGGCGTGGGACTACTGGCCGACGGCACCCGCGTTTATGCCATGGGTGTGAGCGGCATGGTCGCTCAGCAAGCCGTAGTAGAAAAAAAACGTATGGTTCTAGTACCTGATGGGTTAGACGATGCCACCGCAGCGGCCTTGCCCAATGGCGTGATTGGGGCGGCTATGGCGCTCCGCTTCCGGGCGGGTATCCAGCCCGGCGATGTAGTCTTGATTAATGGCGCAACAGGCTTTACGGGCCGGGTAGCTGTGCAGATTGCCAAATATTATGGCGCAAAAAAAGTAATTGCCACGGGGCGCAATCCCGACTCCTTGCAGACATTGCTACGCTTAGGGGCGGATGAGATTATCTCAGTAAATCAAAGCGACGAGGAGTATCTGGCTCAAATCAGGACGATCCACAGTAGTACGCCAGTGGATGTGATCATCGATTATTTATGGGGCCACTCGGCGGAACTGCTCCTGACTTCGCTAAAAGGCAAGGGAGCCTTTACCCATCCGGTACGTTTTGTTTCGATTGGAAGTATAACCGGCGATAAATTACAGCTGTCGGCTGAAAATCTGCGGAGTGTTAACCTCCAACTGTCGGGCTCGGGTCTGGGTAGTTGGACGCGTCAAGAGGTGGGGAAGCTGTTTAGTGAAACCTTACCTGAAATGTTTCAACTGGCGGCTGACGGGAAGCTCAAGGTGGATACGGTTATGGTGGACTTATCCGAAATTGAATCCATCTACAACGTAGCTATCTCTGATGGAAAGCGACTCGTCATCACCATGAATTAA
- a CDS encoding hypothetical protein (KEGG: acp:A2cp1_0382 hypothetical protein), translated as MKRLTILYGVTTALFSLWMLGNAYAYLTSEEAHRLCVHFGFPDYFRIELAVAKLMGVIILVLPMLKGRIKEWAYAGFVITVVSGFIAHLASGDSFGDSASALVALVLVLVSYGSYHRLQAVKSMTKSPSIGFLTAVL; from the coding sequence ATGAAACGACTAACTATCCTCTATGGGGTAACCACGGCCCTGTTCAGCCTCTGGATGCTCGGCAATGCCTATGCCTATCTAACCTCGGAAGAAGCCCACCGTCTGTGTGTTCACTTTGGTTTTCCCGACTATTTCCGCATCGAGTTGGCCGTAGCTAAACTGATGGGTGTCATCATATTGGTGCTGCCTATGCTAAAAGGCAGGATTAAAGAATGGGCCTACGCTGGCTTTGTCATCACGGTGGTGTCAGGGTTCATTGCACATCTAGCTTCTGGAGACTCCTTCGGCGACTCAGCTTCTGCCCTGGTAGCCTTGGTGTTGGTGTTGGTTTCTTATGGCAGTTACCACCGCTTACAAGCGGTCAAATCAATGACTAAATCACCAAGTATTGGCTTTTTAACGGCTGTTCTCTAA
- a CDS encoding Integrase catalytic region (PFAM: Integrase catalytic region~KEGG: yps:pYV0019 putative transposase), with product MENYRVSARRACAVIQFRRSSLQFKSRRRDDSVIRKRIKEIAQVRVRYGYQRIYVLLRREGWRDNHKRVYRVYCEEGLHLRSKRPRRNRAAAHRLERPQLSSIHQCWSMDFVADQLFDGRKIRALTIVDNYSRQCVAIHVGQSLKGDDVVAVMNQLKEIHLAMPERIQVDNGSEFISKALDLWAYDNGVTLDFSRPGKPTDNPFIESFNGSFRDECLNAHWFLSLEDAREKIEAWRQEYNSFRPHSSLGGRTPDEAGMGIERRTNERPVLNL from the coding sequence ATGGAAAACTATCGCGTTTCAGCACGTCGTGCATGCGCTGTGATTCAGTTCCGTCGATCCTCCTTGCAGTTTAAATCTCGTCGTCGAGATGACTCCGTGATCCGGAAACGAATCAAAGAAATTGCCCAGGTAAGGGTTCGGTACGGTTATCAGCGGATTTATGTGCTGCTGCGCCGGGAGGGTTGGCGTGACAACCACAAAAGGGTGTATAGGGTGTATTGTGAAGAAGGATTGCATCTCAGAAGCAAGCGCCCCCGTCGTAATCGAGCCGCTGCCCACCGGTTAGAGCGCCCCCAACTCTCCAGTATTCATCAGTGCTGGAGCATGGATTTTGTGGCTGACCAGCTTTTTGATGGCCGAAAAATCCGGGCGTTAACTATAGTTGATAATTATAGTCGCCAATGCGTGGCCATTCATGTCGGCCAATCGTTGAAAGGGGATGATGTAGTAGCAGTGATGAATCAACTAAAAGAGATACATTTGGCTATGCCCGAGCGGATTCAAGTAGATAATGGCAGTGAATTTATATCGAAAGCTCTCGATTTGTGGGCTTATGACAACGGGGTAACATTAGACTTTTCCAGACCTGGCAAGCCAACTGATAACCCGTTTATTGAGTCGTTCAATGGCAGTTTTCGGGACGAGTGCTTGAACGCTCACTGGTTCTTGTCGTTGGAAGATGCTCGTGAAAAAATCGAGGCTTGGCGTCAAGAATATAATTCCTTTCGACCCCATAGTTCGCTCGGCGGACGAACACCAGATGAGGCCGGAATGGGTATTGAAAGAAGAACAAATGAACGTCCGGTCCTCAATCTTTGA
- a CDS encoding cytochrome c assembly protein (PFAM: cytochrome c assembly protein~KEGG: mxa:MXAN_3256 heme exporter protein CcmC): MLKHWWKALTILILAYVFLAGLMSPVPKLPILHEAIRNTFFHPPLWIAMMTLLLASAIFSIRYLRKGKLDDDLISVELANTALLFGVLGCITGSVWAYFAWGDLWPNDPKTNGVAVGMLLYLAYFVLRGSVDDEIRRARLSAVYNIFAFAVFIPLILILPRLTDSLHPGNGGNPGFNQYDADNSIKRIIRPAFVGFTLLGFWITQLRVRLRRLETLLDEQDDLNKASTKQSSDLQNTSDL; this comes from the coding sequence ATGCTTAAACATTGGTGGAAAGCCTTAACCATTCTCATTCTGGCCTATGTCTTCCTAGCAGGTTTGATGAGCCCCGTTCCAAAATTACCCATTTTACACGAAGCCATCCGCAATACATTCTTCCATCCTCCCCTGTGGATCGCCATGATGACCTTGTTGTTAGCATCGGCCATTTTCTCGATCCGTTATTTAAGAAAGGGAAAGCTGGATGATGATTTAATCTCGGTGGAGTTGGCCAATACCGCCCTGTTATTCGGGGTGTTAGGCTGTATTACCGGGTCGGTTTGGGCTTATTTCGCTTGGGGTGATTTGTGGCCCAATGATCCGAAAACCAATGGAGTAGCCGTTGGCATGCTATTGTATCTAGCCTATTTTGTGTTACGGGGATCAGTGGATGATGAGATACGTCGTGCCAGGCTATCCGCAGTTTATAACATCTTTGCCTTTGCTGTTTTTATTCCGCTTATCTTAATCCTACCCCGATTGACGGATTCGTTACATCCTGGTAACGGAGGGAATCCAGGGTTTAACCAATACGATGCCGATAATTCAATAAAGCGCATCATCAGGCCTGCTTTTGTGGGCTTCACTTTACTTGGTTTTTGGATTACTCAGCTTCGGGTTCGATTACGCCGGTTGGAAACGCTATTAGATGAGCAGGATGACCTGAACAAGGCATCGACTAAGCAGTCATCCGATTTGCAAAATACGTCAGACTTATAA